The following coding sequences lie in one Vibrio casei genomic window:
- a CDS encoding endonuclease/exonuclease/phosphatase family protein has protein sequence MKIKHYSFLLLVLIAILTTSYFSVFTIPQKPEIISIEQSDIQNDWYCHQSTSQPEFLDDNGQLNLVVWNIHKQGDEGWQSSLESYGKKTQLLMLQEVSLTPNFKQWLKTQSWVANHVNAFKILGESSGVLNLSSALPNRACAYTAVEPWILLPKSALYARYRLSNGSDLVTVNLHAINFTLGTEDFQNQIEQLENAVKKHKGPLIIAGDFNTWSESRWQEVRRRMSALLMNEVRFKPDNRRRFINDLAFDHVFYRNLNLVEASSPVTTASDHTPMIAMFTL, from the coding sequence ATGAAAATAAAGCATTACTCCTTTTTGTTACTTGTGCTTATTGCAATCTTAACCACCAGTTATTTCAGTGTGTTTACGATTCCTCAAAAGCCTGAAATTATCTCAATAGAGCAATCGGATATTCAAAATGATTGGTATTGTCACCAATCGACATCTCAACCTGAATTTCTTGATGACAATGGTCAGTTGAATCTTGTGGTATGGAATATTCATAAACAGGGTGATGAAGGGTGGCAATCATCATTAGAATCTTATGGTAAAAAAACGCAACTATTGATGTTACAAGAAGTCAGCTTGACGCCTAATTTTAAACAATGGTTGAAGACTCAGTCGTGGGTTGCTAACCATGTTAATGCATTTAAGATACTTGGCGAAAGTTCTGGTGTGTTGAACCTTTCGAGTGCTTTGCCTAATCGAGCTTGTGCTTATACCGCGGTTGAACCTTGGATTTTACTACCAAAATCTGCCTTATATGCTCGCTATCGATTATCTAATGGCTCTGATTTAGTGACGGTAAATTTACATGCTATTAATTTTACGTTAGGAACAGAAGACTTTCAGAATCAAATTGAGCAATTAGAAAATGCAGTAAAAAAACATAAAGGTCCGCTCATCATTGCTGGTGATTTTAATACGTGGAGCGAGAGTCGCTGGCAAGAAGTTCGTAGAAGAATGTCGGCGTTATTGATGAACGAAGTGAGATTTAAACCGGATAACCGACGTCGGTTTATTAATGATCTTGCTTTTGATCATGTATTTTATCGAAATTTAAATTTGGTAGAAGCAAGTTCGCCAGTAACTACAGCATCCGATCATACCCCAATGATTGCCATGTTCACATTGTAA
- the accA gene encoding acetyl-CoA carboxylase carboxyl transferase subunit alpha, producing the protein MSLDFLEFEKPIVELEAKIEALREVSRHGGDTSVDLGKEISQLEAKSLELKKKIFGDLGAWQVAQLARHPKRPHTLDYIEHAFTEFDELAGDRAYADDKAIVGGLARLDGRPVMIIGHEKGRETKEKVRRNFGMPRPEGYRKALRLMEMAERFNIPVITFIDTAGAYPGVGAEERGQSEAIARNLKVMSGLKVPVICNVVGEGGSGGALAIGIGDYVNMLQYSTYSVISPEGCASILWRDSDKAPQAAEAMGLVAPRLKELGLIDSIIEEPLGGAHRDYLSTAASMKATLIAQLEELESLDHDNLLERRYQRLMSYGYC; encoded by the coding sequence ATGAGCCTAGATTTTCTTGAATTTGAAAAACCCATTGTTGAACTAGAAGCTAAAATTGAAGCTTTACGCGAAGTGTCACGCCATGGTGGCGACACTTCTGTTGATTTGGGTAAAGAGATCAGCCAATTAGAAGCAAAAAGTTTAGAACTGAAGAAAAAAATCTTTGGTGATTTAGGTGCATGGCAAGTTGCCCAACTGGCTCGTCATCCAAAGCGTCCTCATACGTTAGATTATATTGAACATGCTTTTACGGAGTTTGATGAGTTAGCGGGTGATCGTGCTTACGCTGACGATAAAGCAATTGTCGGTGGCCTTGCACGTTTAGATGGGCGTCCTGTGATGATTATTGGTCATGAAAAAGGCCGTGAAACTAAAGAAAAAGTACGCCGTAACTTTGGTATGCCTCGCCCAGAAGGTTACCGTAAAGCATTACGTTTAATGGAAATGGCTGAGCGATTTAATATCCCTGTTATTACTTTCATTGATACGGCTGGTGCTTATCCTGGTGTTGGTGCAGAAGAGCGCGGACAGTCAGAAGCGATTGCACGCAATCTTAAAGTGATGTCAGGTTTGAAAGTTCCAGTGATTTGTAACGTTGTTGGTGAAGGCGGTTCTGGTGGTGCGTTGGCTATCGGTATTGGCGATTATGTCAATATGCTTCAGTATTCAACCTACTCAGTTATTTCTCCTGAAGGGTGTGCGTCTATTTTATGGCGTGATTCAGATAAAGCCCCTCAAGCGGCAGAAGCGATGGGGCTAGTGGCACCTCGTTTAAAAGAGCTAGGTTTAATTGACTCTATCATTGAAGAGCCATTAGGTGGTGCTCATCGTGATTATCTAAGTACGGCTGCTAGTATGAAAGCAACTTTGATTGCTCAGCTTGAAGAGTTAGAGAGCTTAGATCACGATAACTTGCTTGAGCGTCGTTATCAGCGCCTAATGAGCTATGGTTACTGTTAA
- the fadE gene encoding acyl-CoA dehydrogenase FadE, with product MTTLLTLIITFFVLSFCLYHRRTQTVTLSAMAIVMLVSTVLGGFSPIVFGVFIILLALIAIPAIRRPLFSQPALKVFRKILPEMSKTEKEAIDAGTVWWEAELFKGKPDWKKLSDIKAPTLSAEEQAFIDGPVNEVCAMANDFEITHELADLPPEIWEYLKDHKFFAMIIKKKYGGLEFSAYAQSIVLQKLTGVSSVLSSTVGVPNSLGPGELLQHYGTKEQQDHYLPRLAEGKEIPCFALTSPEAGSDAGAIPDFGIVCKGQWEGKEVLGMRLTWNKRYITLAPIATVLGLAFKLQDPDGLLGLKKENGDDNKDIGITCALIPTNTKGVKIGRRHFPLNIPFQNGPTQGENIFVPLDYIIGGPSMAGQGWRMLVECLSVGRGITLPSNSTGGTKSAALATGAYARIRRQFKQPIGHMEGIEEPLARIAGNAYVMDAASQLTVAGIDLGEKPSVISAIVKYHCTHRGQRCLIDAMDIAGGKGVCMGPANFLARGYQGSPIAITVEGANILTRSMIIYGQGAIRCHPFVLEEMDAAHSTEKNALSRFDSAVFGHIGFSMSNAIRSLWLGITDGRGSDYAVPNDPNFNGIVHDQIKGYYQKINRYSANIALLSDVSMAVLGGSLKRKERLSARLGDVLSQLYLSSATLKRFELEGYQEADLPLVHWGLQDSLRQAEAAIDDLLQNFPARGVARLLRILMLPFGTVRKAPSDKLDNELAQILQTPSATRSRIGRNQYLAPTEHNPVGKIELALETILKAEPIFNDICKKLENRRPFVQLDKIADIGLEKGWINEDEATILRDAEFYRLETINVDDFDPSELIVKKSDNKVSKVA from the coding sequence ATGACCACCTTACTTACGCTGATTATTACGTTTTTTGTACTCAGTTTCTGCTTATATCACCGCCGTACACAAACCGTAACGCTTAGCGCCATGGCTATTGTTATGCTCGTATCAACTGTATTAGGTGGATTTTCTCCCATCGTATTCGGGGTATTTATCATCCTATTGGCACTGATCGCGATTCCCGCTATCCGCCGTCCACTCTTCAGTCAACCTGCTCTAAAGGTATTTAGAAAAATCCTACCAGAGATGTCTAAAACAGAAAAAGAAGCGATCGACGCAGGAACCGTTTGGTGGGAAGCCGAACTATTTAAAGGTAAGCCGGATTGGAAAAAACTATCCGATATTAAAGCTCCAACACTCAGCGCAGAAGAACAAGCCTTTATTGATGGCCCAGTGAATGAAGTCTGCGCAATGGCTAATGATTTTGAAATCACCCACGAATTGGCCGATTTGCCTCCTGAAATCTGGGAATACCTAAAAGATCATAAATTCTTTGCGATGATCATTAAGAAAAAATATGGCGGCCTAGAATTTTCAGCTTATGCACAATCTATCGTTCTACAAAAATTAACTGGAGTATCCAGTGTTTTATCATCAACGGTTGGTGTTCCTAACTCTTTAGGCCCAGGAGAGTTACTACAACATTACGGCACCAAAGAACAACAAGATCACTATTTACCACGACTAGCTGAAGGCAAAGAAATTCCATGTTTTGCTTTAACCAGTCCAGAAGCTGGATCCGATGCTGGCGCAATCCCAGATTTTGGTATTGTTTGTAAAGGGCAGTGGGAAGGCAAAGAAGTACTAGGCATGCGCTTGACCTGGAATAAGCGTTATATCACACTTGCTCCAATTGCAACGGTTCTCGGTTTAGCCTTTAAATTACAAGATCCTGACGGACTTTTAGGCCTCAAAAAAGAAAACGGTGATGATAACAAAGACATCGGAATTACTTGCGCCTTAATCCCAACAAACACCAAAGGTGTAAAAATTGGTCGCCGTCACTTCCCTCTTAACATCCCATTCCAGAACGGGCCAACTCAAGGGGAAAATATCTTTGTTCCTTTGGATTACATCATCGGAGGACCAAGCATGGCTGGTCAAGGCTGGCGTATGTTAGTGGAGTGCCTTTCTGTTGGTCGTGGTATCACTTTGCCTTCAAACTCAACCGGCGGAACAAAATCTGCCGCTTTAGCAACAGGGGCTTATGCTCGAATTCGTCGCCAATTTAAACAACCGATTGGTCATATGGAAGGTATTGAAGAACCTCTTGCTCGTATCGCAGGTAATGCTTACGTGATGGATGCGGCTAGCCAATTAACGGTTGCAGGAATCGACTTAGGTGAAAAACCATCGGTTATTTCAGCGATTGTCAAATACCACTGTACCCACCGAGGGCAGCGTTGTTTGATCGATGCGATGGATATCGCCGGTGGTAAAGGTGTTTGTATGGGGCCCGCTAACTTTCTAGCGCGTGGTTATCAAGGCTCACCGATTGCCATTACCGTGGAAGGTGCCAATATATTAACTCGCTCTATGATCATCTATGGCCAAGGGGCCATTCGTTGCCATCCATTCGTCCTTGAAGAAATGGATGCCGCTCATTCTACCGAGAAAAATGCTCTCTCGCGTTTTGATTCTGCCGTCTTTGGCCATATTGGATTTAGTATGAGTAATGCTATTCGTAGTTTATGGTTAGGTATTACCGATGGTCGAGGTTCAGACTATGCGGTACCAAACGACCCAAACTTCAATGGCATTGTTCATGATCAAATCAAAGGTTACTACCAAAAAATTAACCGCTACAGTGCTAATATTGCCTTATTATCCGATGTTTCGATGGCGGTACTCGGTGGATCATTAAAACGAAAAGAACGATTATCTGCTCGCCTTGGCGACGTTCTAAGCCAACTCTATTTGAGTTCAGCCACCCTGAAACGTTTTGAATTAGAAGGTTACCAAGAAGCCGACTTACCATTAGTGCATTGGGGGCTTCAAGATAGCTTACGTCAAGCAGAAGCCGCTATTGATGACTTATTACAAAACTTCCCTGCTCGTGGTGTCGCTCGCCTACTTCGTATTCTAATGTTGCCATTTGGTACTGTGCGTAAAGCACCAAGTGACAAGTTAGATAATGAATTAGCACAAATCCTGCAAACTCCATCCGCAACACGTTCTCGTATCGGTCGCAATCAATACTTAGCGCCAACGGAGCATAACCCTGTAGGAAAAATTGAGCTTGCACTAGAAACCATATTAAAAGCTGAACCAATTTTTAACGATATTTGTAAAAAATTAGAAAACCGCCGTCCATTCGTACAACTGGATAAAATCGCTGACATTGGATTAGAAAAAGGATGGATAAATGAAGATGAAGCCACTATTTTACGCGATGCTGAATTCTATCGCTTAGAAACAATCAATGTAGATGACTTTGATCCAAGTGAACTCATTGTAAAAAAATCAGACAACAAGGTGAGTAAAGTTGCTTAG
- a CDS encoding lytic transglycosylase, giving the protein MSSKYIWVLALLLVGCQTIPTSTNNKTNGSETAQTVSESSTVVKAQSTTSKKPKSAVKPPLVELTPQQQENLWLRIAMQFKLEVPDDPSVDYYRDWYLKHPEHLQTVSKRAAPFLYMITTRIEERNLPLELALLPVVESAFDPFAYSYGSAAGLWQFVPITADRFGLERNYWYDGRRDVNASTDAALDYMTYLGNRFNGDWENAIAAYNSGGGRVSSAIRQNKKAGKPTDFFSLNLPKETRAYVPKLLALADILANQKAYGIQLPEIANKPVLTLVDPKEQLDLAIAAQYAGISVKELQSYNPGFNQWATSPTGPHSFLIPIDNAEQFEQQAAKNRGKGIRLIRYKVKSGDTLSVIAQHNQTTSKVIKKANGMTNSNIRIGQYLMVPKSTRNNQSYTLSAENRLAKTQSISRGKIKTNYTVKSGDSFWSIAKSNQVSIDALSRWNGMAPKDSLRIGQKLVIWQGSKSGTVIRTVYYNVRSGDTVGAIAQKFKVKTTDVLAWNDLNHKDYLKPGQKLKLYVDVTRVDQA; this is encoded by the coding sequence ATGAGTTCAAAATACATTTGGGTTTTAGCGCTACTCTTAGTGGGCTGCCAAACTATACCGACATCAACTAACAACAAAACCAATGGCTCGGAAACCGCCCAAACTGTATCAGAATCATCGACTGTCGTTAAGGCTCAATCGACGACCTCTAAAAAGCCAAAATCCGCTGTAAAACCTCCATTGGTAGAGTTAACACCACAGCAACAAGAAAACTTATGGCTTCGTATTGCTATGCAATTTAAGCTTGAAGTTCCCGATGACCCAAGCGTCGATTATTATCGTGATTGGTATTTAAAACATCCTGAGCACTTACAAACTGTTTCAAAACGCGCAGCCCCTTTCTTATATATGATTACAACTCGTATTGAAGAACGTAATCTCCCTCTTGAATTAGCTTTACTTCCTGTAGTTGAAAGCGCTTTTGATCCATTTGCTTATTCTTATGGTAGTGCAGCAGGACTGTGGCAGTTTGTTCCAATTACCGCCGATCGCTTTGGTCTTGAAAGAAACTATTGGTATGACGGGCGTCGCGATGTCAACGCCTCAACCGATGCCGCTCTCGATTATATGACTTACTTAGGTAACCGTTTTAATGGTGACTGGGAAAATGCGATTGCAGCCTATAACAGTGGTGGTGGTCGAGTTTCTAGCGCCATTAGACAAAATAAAAAAGCGGGAAAGCCAACCGATTTTTTCTCACTAAATTTACCTAAAGAGACCCGAGCTTATGTACCAAAACTGCTTGCTCTTGCTGACATTTTAGCAAACCAAAAAGCTTATGGTATCCAATTACCAGAAATTGCAAACAAACCGGTCTTAACTTTAGTGGATCCAAAAGAGCAACTCGATCTCGCCATTGCAGCTCAATACGCGGGGATTTCAGTCAAAGAACTGCAAAGTTATAACCCTGGTTTCAATCAATGGGCTACCTCTCCAACTGGACCACACAGTTTCTTAATTCCAATCGATAACGCTGAACAATTTGAGCAACAAGCAGCTAAAAATAGAGGTAAAGGGATCCGGCTTATTCGCTATAAAGTGAAATCAGGAGATACCTTAAGCGTTATCGCACAACACAATCAAACAACTTCTAAAGTAATTAAAAAAGCCAATGGCATGACAAACAGCAACATCCGTATTGGGCAATATTTGATGGTGCCAAAATCAACACGAAACAATCAGAGTTACACATTAAGCGCTGAAAATCGTTTAGCGAAAACTCAGTCTATTTCTCGTGGTAAAATCAAAACAAATTATACGGTAAAAAGTGGTGATAGTTTTTGGAGCATTGCCAAAAGCAACCAAGTATCTATTGATGCTTTAAGTCGCTGGAATGGTATGGCGCCAAAAGATTCATTGAGAATAGGCCAAAAGCTCGTTATTTGGCAAGGAAGCAAAAGTGGTACTGTCATCCGAACTGTTTACTACAACGTTCGCTCGGGTGATACGGTAGGCGCTATCGCTCAGAAATTTAAAGTCAAAACAACTGATGTATTAGCATGGAACGATTTAAACCATAAAGATTACTTAAAGCCGGGACAAAAGCTCAAACTGTATGTTGATGTAACAAGAGTTGATCAAGCATAG
- the gloB gene encoding hydroxyacylglutathione hydrolase: protein MLTDKNTSGLTVKSIPAFNDNYIWLIQNNTQHCVLVDPGEAAPVLAQLQQDKLELETILITHHHADHVGGVAELLRHYPKTKVIGPSNDPVMMLSQSVEGGDRIEIFGEAFLVIDVPGHTNGHIAYVGDGKLFCGDVLFSAGCGRVFEGTYEQMFNSLQKLASLPQETQVYCAHEYTSANLSFALAVEPENALLHEYRDEVNRLRAQEKPTIPTTLRQEKWINPFLRCQEPSVMKAVSTRTDELSELSVFTALREWKNEF from the coding sequence ATGTTAACTGACAAAAATACTTCAGGATTAACGGTAAAAAGCATACCTGCATTTAATGATAATTACATCTGGCTGATTCAAAATAATACTCAACATTGCGTATTAGTTGACCCAGGTGAAGCTGCGCCAGTCTTGGCCCAACTGCAACAAGATAAACTCGAATTAGAGACGATACTCATCACTCACCATCATGCCGATCATGTCGGAGGAGTGGCTGAATTACTGCGTCATTATCCTAAGACGAAAGTGATTGGTCCAAGCAACGATCCAGTTATGATGCTCAGTCAATCAGTTGAAGGTGGAGATCGCATTGAAATATTTGGTGAAGCCTTTCTTGTGATTGATGTCCCAGGCCATACTAACGGACATATTGCCTACGTTGGTGATGGTAAACTATTCTGTGGTGATGTGTTGTTTTCTGCTGGTTGCGGCCGGGTATTTGAAGGCACTTATGAGCAAATGTTTAATTCATTACAAAAACTTGCTTCATTACCTCAAGAGACTCAAGTTTACTGTGCCCATGAATACACCTCCGCAAACTTATCTTTCGCCTTAGCAGTCGAACCAGAAAATGCGTTATTACACGAGTACCGTGATGAGGTCAATCGCCTTAGAGCACAAGAAAAACCGACGATTCCAACCACTCTACGCCAAGAGAAATGGATCAATCCATTCTTGCGTTGCCAAGAGCCAAGCGTCATGAAAGCCGTTTCCACTCGTACCGATGAGCTATCTGAATTGTCTGTTTTCACGGCATTACGCGAATGGAAAAATGAATTCTAA
- the dnaQ gene encoding DNA polymerase III subunit epsilon, which produces MNTTNSSHDRIIVLDTETTGMNREGGPVYMGHRIIEIGAVEIIDRKLTGKHFHVYIKPDREIDPEAIAVHGITDEFLVDKPEYKKIHQEFLAFIQGAELVAHNASFDVGFMDYEFKLASQSVKTSEICKITDTLAMAKKIFPGKRNNLDILCDRYGIDNSHRTLHGALLDAEILADVYLLMTGGQTAMQFNAGQAKDGETGETIKRVQGRKVLKVLKASNDELQKHEERLDVFAEKGTCLWRCDD; this is translated from the coding sequence ATGAATACCACTAATTCTTCTCATGATCGCATCATTGTACTCGATACTGAAACCACCGGTATGAACCGTGAAGGTGGTCCTGTGTATATGGGGCACCGAATTATTGAAATTGGTGCGGTGGAAATTATAGATCGTAAACTTACGGGAAAACATTTCCATGTTTATATTAAGCCTGATCGTGAAATTGATCCTGAAGCGATCGCGGTTCACGGTATTACTGATGAGTTTCTTGTTGATAAGCCGGAATACAAGAAAATTCATCAAGAGTTTTTAGCGTTTATTCAAGGTGCTGAGCTGGTGGCTCACAACGCATCGTTTGATGTTGGTTTCATGGATTATGAATTTAAACTGGCCTCTCAAAGCGTAAAAACATCGGAAATCTGCAAAATTACCGATACTTTAGCGATGGCTAAGAAAATCTTCCCAGGCAAACGAAATAACCTTGATATCTTATGTGATCGTTATGGTATCGATAACTCTCACCGGACTTTACATGGTGCATTGCTGGATGCTGAAATTCTAGCGGATGTGTATTTGTTAATGACTGGTGGGCAGACGGCAATGCAATTTAATGCCGGGCAAGCTAAGGATGGAGAAACAGGAGAGACCATTAAGCGTGTTCAAGGGCGAAAAGTTTTAAAAGTATTAAAAGCTAGTAATGATGAGTTACAAAAGCATGAAGAGAGATTAGATGTCTTCGCTGAAAAAGGCACATGCCTGTGGCGTTGTGATGACTAA
- a CDS encoding methyltransferase domain-containing protein has translation MKPARIQKTFVQPHSWQQLKNGQWVFESIQTRLDEWCPKLFGYHMLKLGGLSCELVTHNCNIKHQVNVDTLNPLHTVIADAYDLPFLEKSIDTALVCHQLDYCSDPHRLLREVDRIIIDDGYMILTGFNPISLIGLSSLMPWRKNYLPWSGRMFTPYRIKDWLGLLNYEVVHCESYALFPVQKGKAIMIWLEHSLGGCASMFGSAYFIVAKKRTYPLRPIKPHWKVKQRGLSTANVGFNKQTSEKPTR, from the coding sequence ATGAAGCCAGCTCGAATTCAAAAAACATTTGTTCAACCCCATTCTTGGCAGCAATTGAAAAATGGTCAATGGGTTTTTGAATCTATTCAAACTCGCCTTGATGAGTGGTGTCCCAAATTATTCGGTTACCACATGCTGAAACTAGGTGGCTTAAGTTGTGAGTTAGTGACACATAATTGCAATATTAAACATCAAGTAAATGTCGATACGCTTAATCCACTTCATACGGTTATTGCTGATGCGTATGATTTACCATTTCTCGAGAAAAGTATTGATACTGCGTTGGTGTGTCATCAGCTCGACTATTGTAGCGATCCTCATCGCTTGTTGCGAGAAGTAGATAGAATAATTATTGATGATGGTTACATGATATTGACGGGCTTTAACCCTATTAGCTTGATCGGTCTCTCGAGTTTGATGCCTTGGCGGAAAAATTATTTACCGTGGAGTGGCAGAATGTTTACACCTTATCGTATTAAAGATTGGCTCGGATTACTGAATTATGAAGTCGTACATTGTGAAAGTTATGCGTTATTTCCTGTACAAAAAGGAAAAGCGATTATGATTTGGCTTGAACATAGTTTAGGGGGATGTGCATCGATGTTTGGCAGTGCGTATTTTATTGTGGCTAAAAAGCGCACTTACCCTTTACGTCCAATTAAACCTCATTGGAAAGTGAAACAGCGTGGTTTGTCGACAGCCAATGTTGGTTTTAATAAGCAAACCTCTGAAAAACCAACAAGGTAA
- the rnhA gene encoding ribonuclease HI: MTAKQVEIFTDGSCLGNPGPGGYGIVLRYKGKEKYLSEGFNLTTNNRMEMMAAVVALKALTEPCQVVLTTDSQYVRQGITQWIHGWKKKNWQTSAKKPVKNVDLWKQLDAETARHQVEWKWVKGHAGHRENEICDDLARAAAESPTRDDEGFEGQ, translated from the coding sequence ATGACAGCAAAACAAGTTGAGATTTTCACCGACGGTTCCTGCTTAGGCAATCCTGGACCTGGTGGTTACGGTATTGTGCTTCGCTATAAAGGCAAAGAAAAGTATTTATCTGAAGGTTTTAACCTCACTACTAACAATAGAATGGAAATGATGGCGGCAGTAGTTGCTTTAAAAGCCTTAACCGAACCTTGCCAAGTCGTACTGACCACAGACAGCCAATATGTTCGCCAAGGCATTACGCAATGGATTCACGGATGGAAAAAGAAAAACTGGCAAACATCAGCCAAAAAGCCGGTTAAAAATGTCGATTTATGGAAACAACTCGATGCAGAAACCGCTCGCCACCAAGTCGAATGGAAATGGGTCAAAGGCCATGCCGGTCATCGCGAAAATGAAATATGTGATGATTTAGCTCGCGCGGCAGCAGAGTCTCCTACCCGCGATGATGAAGGGTTTGAAGGCCAATAG
- the glnB gene encoding nitrogen regulatory protein P-II encodes MKKIEAIIKPFKLDDVREALAEVGITGMTVSEVKGFGRQKGHTELYRGAEYMVDFLPKVKLEIVVSDDVLDACIDCIMQTAQTGKIGDGKIFVSEVERVIRIRTGEEDDEAV; translated from the coding sequence ATGAAAAAAATAGAAGCAATTATTAAACCATTTAAACTCGATGATGTACGAGAAGCGTTAGCTGAAGTTGGCATTACTGGCATGACCGTTTCAGAAGTGAAAGGTTTTGGTCGTCAAAAAGGTCATACAGAGCTTTACCGTGGTGCGGAGTATATGGTCGATTTTCTTCCTAAAGTGAAGTTAGAAATCGTTGTATCAGACGATGTGTTAGACGCCTGTATTGATTGTATTATGCAAACGGCGCAAACAGGGAAAATTGGTGATGGTAAAATATTTGTTAGTGAAGTTGAGCGTGTTATTCGTATTCGTACGGGTGAAGAAGACGACGAAGCAGTATAA
- the tilS gene encoding tRNA lysidine(34) synthetase TilS, with the protein MLYPFFSQQLNQYASVGTRFVLALSGGLDSRVLLHLLGRFKQHYPQFSYQAVHIHHGLSFHADEWLASCQAWSQEEKIDFFYEQVDVIQGPRISLEQAARDARYQALDNYMDSDTILLSGQHATDQLETFLLALKRGSGPKGLSAMAEFTAFSDGHMMRPLLSVSRDEIENYAVHNHLQWIEDESNEDTRFDRNFIRHQITPVLKQRWPHIEKTISRSAALCAEQELLLHELLNERYSGMIGNDGALSIKALNTQSRAARAALIRMWLDDQGQLMPSAKQVEHIWQDIALAKTNAAPVFQYGKTQIGRLDQQLYVFNKTKDLSSIHLTWDKRHPLDLPDGLGQLILRPITKDSVLPSEFLSAKSIQTLALPDELTSISVVFRASGIHAHPEERTHGRPLKKLLQDSNVPVWLRHRIPFLIEGNELISAVGLWIGKPYSGCTYQLIWVDKTSRDIGM; encoded by the coding sequence ATGCTTTATCCATTTTTCTCTCAGCAATTAAATCAATATGCCTCTGTTGGTACACGGTTTGTCTTGGCATTGAGTGGCGGGCTGGATTCTCGTGTGTTATTACATTTGTTAGGGAGGTTTAAGCAACATTATCCTCAGTTTTCCTACCAAGCGGTTCATATACACCATGGCTTGAGCTTTCATGCTGATGAATGGTTAGCGTCTTGCCAAGCGTGGTCTCAGGAAGAAAAAATAGATTTTTTTTATGAACAAGTGGATGTGATACAAGGCCCTAGAATTAGCCTTGAGCAAGCTGCGCGAGATGCTCGTTATCAAGCGCTTGATAATTACATGGATAGCGATACCATTTTGCTTTCTGGACAGCATGCAACGGATCAACTAGAGACTTTTTTATTAGCGCTAAAACGTGGTAGTGGTCCTAAAGGATTATCTGCTATGGCCGAATTTACCGCTTTTTCAGATGGTCATATGATGCGCCCATTACTGAGTGTGTCTAGGGATGAAATAGAAAACTATGCCGTCCACAATCACTTGCAATGGATTGAAGATGAAAGCAATGAAGATACACGCTTTGACCGGAACTTCATTCGTCATCAAATTACACCGGTATTAAAACAGCGCTGGCCTCACATTGAAAAAACGATTTCTCGCAGTGCTGCACTTTGCGCAGAACAAGAATTACTACTCCATGAGCTCCTTAATGAGCGTTACAGTGGCATGATTGGAAATGACGGGGCTTTATCGATTAAAGCATTAAATACTCAATCAAGGGCTGCTAGGGCCGCTTTAATTCGTATGTGGTTAGATGATCAAGGCCAGTTAATGCCTAGTGCTAAACAGGTTGAGCATATTTGGCAAGATATTGCATTGGCGAAAACCAATGCAGCCCCTGTGTTTCAATATGGAAAAACGCAAATAGGCCGTTTAGATCAGCAACTTTACGTTTTTAATAAAACGAAAGATCTTTCTTCAATACACTTAACTTGGGATAAGCGTCATCCTCTCGATCTACCCGACGGCTTAGGTCAGCTTATTTTGCGACCTATAACCAAGGATTCAGTGTTACCTTCTGAGTTTTTATCGGCAAAAAGTATACAAACGTTGGCATTGCCGGATGAGCTTACTTCGATTTCCGTTGTTTTTCGGGCTTCTGGTATCCATGCTCATCCAGAAGAGCGTACTCACGGTCGACCGCTAAAGAAATTATTGCAAGATTCCAATGTTCCGGTTTGGCTGCGGCATAGAATTCCATTCTTAATTGAAGGGAATGAGCTTATCTCAGCGGTGGGCCTTTGGATTGGAAAACCTTATTCTGGTTGTACATATCAATTGATTTGGGTGGATAAGACTTCACGGGACATAGGTATGTAA